Proteins from one Muntiacus reevesi chromosome X, mMunRee1.1, whole genome shotgun sequence genomic window:
- the LOC136153291 gene encoding germ cell-less protein-like 2 codes for MGPFGRNLRCRESSTEELQQPEPEAGPSYVSGSRKRKRSTRPGLGPESERSHTFLDQEEDLQQVACTSQGKKVKITSEHAYQTLFLNGETSDIKIRALGQVWCLHKMFLCQSNYFATMFRDSWKECHNDIIDLEINDQNINVESLHFVLGSLYRNEYVLIEPFQVPGVLATASLLQVEDLIQQCDKTMKETINVKTVCSFYAAAETYGLHSVKTRCFEWLLHNLMTHPSVELYKGLSTDLMNLVISSSNLLVMQKEIDIYTTLKQWMFLRLNPGWKGKRKQLLVRANNWFSRHREHNGSISFLETEQGIAFQPVFKNLRFQHVICDLASIRVIEQDALIPSEWLSCVYKRQWFTLLTAQQYREIGPRDINETELEEYSMRCGKKIVRDGKYSWKWPGYNFGVHLYVTFTNHYISFKQNAFSRPHDGSICLQPQRNIAFRLTLVYFDSSGKLRLRKTTGYKILTFKKKKEKRVMKLDSIPLSFPLYIFCNFLFISLENPGN; via the coding sequence ATGGGGCCCTTCGGTCGGAATCTGCGTTGCAGGGAATCCAGCACAGAGGAACTGCAGCAGCCAGAACCCGAGGCAGGCCCCAGTTATGTGTCTGGCAGCCGCAAACGCAAACGGAGCACCCGTCCCGGCTTGGGCCCAGAGTCTGAGAGGAGCCACACGTTTCTAGACCAGGAGGAGGATCTACAGCAAGTCGCCTGTACAAGCCAGGGTAAAAAAGTTAAGATCACATCTGAGCATGCTtaccaaactttatttttaaatggggaaACCAGTGACATTAAAATCCGTGCTCTGGGGCAAGTATGGTGTTTACACAAAATGTTTTTATGTCAGTCGAACTACTTTGCTACAATGTTTAGAGATTCTTGGAAAGAATGTCACAACGATATTATTGACCTGGAGATTAATGACCAGAATATAAATGTAGAATCCTTGCATTTTGTATTAGGCTCATTGTACAGGAATGAATATGTCTTAATTGAGCCCTTTCAAGTTCCAGGAGTTTTGGCAACTGCAAGCCTGCTTCAAGTAGAGGACTTAATTCAGCAGTGTGATAAgaccatgaaggaaacaattaaTGTGAAAACTGTATGTAGCTTCTATGCGGCAGCAGAGACCTATGGGTTACATTCTGTAAAGACAAGGTGCTTTGAGTGGCTTCTCCACAATCTGATGACTCATCCAAGTGTTGAACTTTACAAAGGACTCAGTACAGATCTTATGAAtctggtcatttcctcctctaatttATTAGTAATGCAAAAGGAAATCGATATATATACTACACTTAAACAGTGGATGTTCCTCCGCCTTAACCCAGGTTGGAAAGGCAAAAGGAAACAGCTTTTAGTTAGGGCAAACAACTGGTTTTCCAGGCACAGGGAACATAATGGTAGCATTTCCTTTCTTGAAACTGAACAAGGCATAGCATTTCAAccagtatttaaaaatttgaggTTTCAGCACGTCATCTGTGACCTGGCCTCCATAAGAGTTATTGAACAAGATGCTCTAATACCTTCAGAATGGTTATCGTGTGTTTATAAACGACAATGGTTTACCTTGCTTACAGCACAACAATACAGGGAAATTGGTCCTAGAGACATCAATGAAACCGAACTTGAAGAATATAGCATGAGATGTGGCAAAAAGATTGTCAGAGATGGAAAATACTCCTGGAAGTGGCCCGGTTACAACTTTGGTGTTCATTTGTATGTCACCTTCACCAACCATTATATAAGTTTCAAACAAAATGCTTTCAGTCGGCCACATGATGGCTCCATCTGTTTACAACCTCAAAGAAATATTGCATTCAGATTAACTTTGGTATATTTTGATTCTagtggaaaactgaggctcaggaaaacAACTGGTTATAAAATCcttacctttaaaaagaaaaaggaaaaaagggtaaTGAAACTGGATAGTATACCTTTGAGCTTCCCGTTATATATATTCTGCAACTTCCTGTTTATATCATTAGAAAATCCAGGAAATTAA